The genomic stretch TGGAAGAAATTGTTGTCTCTGTTTGCCGTGGGAATCAGTTAAGAATGTGATGCCTGTTAGTTGTGTTTTGTTATTGCAGATTGTGTATTAAGTGGTGTGATTCGCAGTGTTATAAGTAATGTTGTTGTAATATTTTGTTGGACAACCAAACATGGAATGTGTGTACTATGGTATATGGTGATTTAAGTAACTTTTGTTGTATTCTGTGTTGTTTACATTTTCTTTCTGGGTTTTGgttggctatatatatatatgtattgaatgtgGTTATTTAAGTAATTATATTTGTTTTCATTAATAATTTGGAAGGAATGTAAAAGTTGTTATTAAAGGGGTGTTgaaattttggtaaaaaaaaaacatgacagAATATTTTATTGGAAAAGTAAATTTGAAAGAATATGTTAAAAATAAGTTTTAGAGATTAGTTTATATGACGAATTAAATGAGAAGTATAAGGTAAATATATAAGGTTAGTATTAAGAAAAAATTAGATAGTGTGGAAAATATAAGATAATGGGAAAAATAAATGGTGTGGTTAATACTTATGGATGTAATTTACATTGAATATAAAACTCATTTACAAATAAGAATAATGAAATTATTGGaatattgatttatttaataaactgaaataatttaaaatgaaattacatataaattaaaaaaacggGATATATATTAAAGATTAGAAGATATGTTTGAGTAATTGCAAAGAAGGTATAATTGCATTAAAATTTAGAAGATATATTGAGTAAAATTATCATTAAATGTCACACTTagaaatttaaaatagttttttagaTATCAAGATATTTGAAAGAAATATAtgatttagtaataataattagaAAATAGATAACAAATATCTGAAACAATGCTGATCAGAAAGAGTAGTTATATTTTTTACATCTACAATACAGGGTTAATGTTGCAACCGATATAAATAAAAGTACCTTAATGGTTAGTGTTGTAATAGAGACAATAGAGATAATAAGTTATAGCATAAAAAATAAGAGTATGGCATTGTTCCAATAAAAATATTGGGCTTAGGAATCAGATGGGCTTTAGGTCCATGGTATTGATCCATTATCCGCAAAGTATGTATGatgaataaatatttaatgcaAATTAGTGCCGAAACATTGTATTCGGTTGCCGTTATTGTAAAACCTAGAACATTTTGACTCTTTCACATTTAGTGTTCATCAAGCTGTAGGAAAATGGCTAGTAATGGTTACGGGAACCCATTTTACGGTCAACGACCAGAAAGGTGAGTAATAAATTGGTTGTTTATTGTTTTCTGCCTAATAAATGTTAGGTTATATTTGTTGGAAAAGTTCAGCAACAAAACTGGTTGCATAAATAACTGGTTCTAAACTATAAAATAATAATGTAGGTCACTTCGATCACTTGAAGCTGAGGCCAGATGGAGAAGAATGAAGATCGATAAAGAGATGGAATTGTTCGTCCAGAACAGGTCGGTTGAAAGCGAAAAGGAAATGGCATCGGAACTGGGTAACAGGGTTGTTGGTTCTTCTGGTACCAAAAGGAGAAATGAAGTGGGTAACTCAAGTGAGGACACGAAGATTGTGAAAAAAGAATGTGAGTGGATTGACTGTGTAGTTGACGCCGAGGATGCAAAGGTGAGTGCGATTGAAAAGGGTGAGTTCCCAAAAGAAGATCGGGTTTCGAAGAAAATGAAAAGTGTGATAGGTGGTGGGACTGAGTTTTCAAAAGAAGATAGGGTTTCGAAGAAAATGAAAAGTGTGATAGGTAGTGGGTCAGTATGTATTTCCATATCCTCAGACAGTGACAGGTTTTGTTTAACATTTTTTTCATTAATCTTATACATGTAAAAGTTATAGTATGGAAAAAAAGCTTCTTATGTAACTGTTTTTTATTAACAGTTCGGAAGATGAAGATGAGTTGAAAGAAAAAGCTGTTGGAAGGACCACAACATACCATGTATGGAAATTGAAAGTAAAGTGTGGGGAAACAGTTAGAAAACATATGTTGGTGAGTTGGTCATTTTAGAAAAATATCACACATTAGTAATAACAATGAGTTGGGCCATGAAATTATTGAGTTACAATTATGTTGTATTCTGCAGGAAATCCCTCACAAAGTTGTTGGGATGGATTTATTGAAGGACGATCAGGTGCTACAGATTCACGATGTTGATACAGGAAAACACTATGCTTGTGAAGTCCACCTTGCAGAGAAGAAGAATAAGGTTGTTAGGTTCATAGGACGTGGGTGGTATGAGTTTGCCAATGAGAGGGAACTCAAAAAAGGAGACAAGCTGGTTTTTGCCGTTCGCAGTCCTCGTGCATCAAGAATAGTGGTTACTGTTGTGAATCGTTGAAAGTTTGTTTCGGATATCATGAGTTACTCTGTTTAAATGTCATTTTGGTGTGCAAAACTAATGAAGGTTGTGTCTTGCATAGGTTGTTGATGAACCTTTTTTGTCTAAGTAATAGAAGCATTTATGAAGTTAgttttctattaattatggtaAATGTAATATTGCTGCCTGTTTTGTAATATACATTGAACCAAATCCTACTGCAAGTTTTATGTGTTATAACTTGATATACCCTGTTGTAGTTGAAATTTTGGCATGTTTGCACATGTACGTGTATGAAAAAATTTTATATTAGTGAGTTATTATATTGCTATAAATCTGTAAATTGGGTAATTTAATGTTTAGATTATATATTTAGTATTAATTAGTAAAACCCAATAGTAACTAATAGTATGCGATTATAATAATGTTAAGCGCAAACGATAATTTATTtgtgaaaataaaatgcaaatatTGTAACATGGAATTAAGACAAATATGATTAATCAATGGATTTTATATACATGACATTTTTTATTTGGACACCTGACATCAAATCTAAACCTAATAGTGTCACCAACTTTAAACATATTGGTTTGATAGAATTCTTCCCAGTCGGGTCCTAACTTTGTCGGGTACGTAGTGTTTATGTATGCCAAATTCAGGATTGTCCTCGTACCATTATCACAGCACAAGTTGAGACAGTTGTAGTTGTAATCTTTTAAAAGTGCAGCAAAGTCTTCATCCAATCTCTGTAGATAGCAGGAACCAGGAAAATCAAAGCATTAGAACTAAAAAAAGTTGTAAGAAActgtaaaaaaaacaaattcttcTTACCAATTTGGTTTGACATAGTTCAACATTTGTTAGACCGAGGTCGAAAACCATAATGTTGTTTGCTCCCCAAAACCTGCTATGGTAAAAGGGCAATTGCTCGATATCCTCTATATTTTTTATGTTGAGGATGCTAAAATTGTCATCCATATAGTAACCCACCTCAAGAACGGCATTGGAGGGGCAATTATAAAAATCTTCAACGTCTTTCCATCCACTAATTATAAGTGGAtgaatttcatttttgttataaaTGAGGACGTGATGCACTCCTTGGTTGTTGAGGATGGTCCATGTTTTAGTTATGTTGTTGCCAAAACGACATATAAACTTGGGatcaatttctgcaaatttctgcCAATTAATATAGAAGTTATTAAAGAATGCAAAAATAGGTGTCTTAGGAAGCTATTAAATAATGCAAAAGCACTAAAATAAACATAAGTTGAAACCTGTTCAGATAACTTTGCTATCGTGAAGGAGTATTCCAATTCACTGTGAGAAAGTTTTCCCATCAAAGCCATGTGAAATTTCTTCTAGTTGTTGTTGGGGTAGAAAAAGAGATTTTACTGTGTTTGATTTATGTTCACAAGTTGAGGGACCATATATATAGAGAAAAGCATAGTATACCAAAGATGAATAGTACCCCTAAGTATTGTTAAATATTGTGCATAGGATTCCATATAAAATAGTGCATGGGACCCTAATAATGAAAATATAGTGCAACCCATTGCATGTGAAAAGTGGTAGGACCTGATATGCAGGAGATAAGGAATATATTCTATTAGCATGTGATATGTGGTGGGCCTCTTTGCCTAGAAGTTGCCGTAAAGAAAAGTAAAAAACTTCCTGGGAGAATATATTCCAACATGGACGTGACCATGTGATGCCAAAGTAGATTCCCAGATGAAAGTAAATTTCGGACAAAGAAATGATGCATTAATGAAATAGTTATGTTAAAGAAGAAACCGGATTCTACACACAAGTGGAAGAAAACAGGTCAATAAAGAACTGGTGTTCAGATAATGGAAAAAAAGCAATATGGAATTTGTCTAAGATGAAGGCTAAAGCATTGCTATGGCGTGAATCATTAAAAATCATATTGCATTCTCAGGTAAAACATTCATATTGTTGCGATTATGATGGGTTGGTTTCTGTGAATATGAAATGGATATTGATTGTAGTTGCATAGTAAAAAATTAGACTTtatgtttcatttttttcatCTTTGTAGGTTTTGTAGGGTTACAAAATTTGGAGTAATTGAGTTTTTTACTGCAAATAAAGAGAAGTGATACAATAATGTTTGCAATGATACTTTGACAGACAAAATTAAATAGTCAAGCGTTGGTGTTAAAGTTGGATGGGTTCCTCTGAACTTCGGTTGATCTGCACAGGAAGGTATGTTTTATTAGAATGCAAAATTAGGACATTTAGAAGGTATAAAAACGACAGTTTGTACAGGTTAGAAAATTTTATCAACAAATATTGAGAACTATTAACTGGCAAAAAGACATATACGTACCGTCTATATGTTGTTAAAAACCTCCTTATATACAACATTACATGTTGAAAGCTTTGGGATGTTTTTATCATCATGTATCAATATCTTGATACCTCTTTTAGTTGTAACTCGTGAAACGGCAACATAAATCTGTCCATGTGTGAAAACATCTCGAGGTATATAGAGTCCAACCCAATCCAACGATTGGCCTTGAGATTTGTTAATGGTCATGGCGTAGGCTACAATAACAGGAAATTGTCGTCTTGATAACTTGAATGGCCAAGGTGATTGAGACGGGGACATATCCATTCGCGGGATGTATATAACTTTCCCATTATTGTTATCACCCATCAATTTGGCCTCAAGCACATGAGCAGCCATATTAGTTATTATAAGCCTTGTCCCATTACACAGACCTTGGGATTGATTAATGTTTCGCATAAGCATGATTGGTGTTCCAACCTTTAACTTTAAGTGATGGTTGGGTAGGCCAGAAGTTCTTAAGGAGCTGAGGAATTCTGGGCTAAGGACCTGAAGAATATTGTTGTCATGGATTTCTGATCGATCAACCGAGTTTGAGCTGTAGTAATCTCTTATTTCCCCTATAAAACTATCCATTAGGAAAGACATAACAATATAAAGTGGAAGCAAGATCGTGTATATAAGTAAATCAGGGCTATACCTGGCATAATGGCAATGATATGGTCATTGATATTGTCAACAATGTCCAAAGTGGAAGCAAGAATGGCCCTATTTTTTAGATAATCAGTCGATTGGTAACAATTTAAGAAATCAGGATACGTACTCTCCACTCTAGCTTGAATAGGGTCATCGAAGTCTGGAATTAAAAGTTCGGGTGGTATGTCAATGTTAGCATAACCGTCGTTAGGTTCAGAAATTCGTCCCTCTCCTATCTTTAAAAGCCAATCAGAGAAATCCGCAATTTCCTTTTTATCTTGCTCAGATGGTCCGGAGGATAGACGCATGTTTTTGGTCAAATTCATGACTTTAACATAATGCCAAATGTAAGAAGCATTAATTGTTGAATGGACAATGTCAGAACGACTTCCTCCTGGTACAACGGGTAATATCTGACGAAAATCCCCACCAAAAATCACAACCTTGCCTCCGAAAATAGTTTCGGAGTTACCGTAATTACTCATGACATCCTTCAAAGTCTTGTCCAGCGTTTCAAAACAATATTTGTGTGCCATCGGGGCCTCGTCCCATATAATCAGCTTTGCCTCCCTTAGAAGACCTGCGCTAGGgtcattgaaattaattttgcaagttgAGTTCTCAAGACATGGAACTGGCAACTTGAACTTTGAATGAGCTGTAAGACCCCCTGGCAACAAAAGAGATGCTATCCCACTTGTTGCAACAGTTAGACATATCTCATGCTTAGATCTCAGTGCACTTGCAAGTGTTCTCCACATATATGTCTTACCGGTTCCGCCGTAACCGTGCAGGAAGAAGACACCACCTTGTTGTTTGTTGACGGCATCCATGATTTGGTCAAAAATCTTCCTCTGTTCGTCTTGTAAAGACCATTATAAGAAACAGTTTATAATTAGATACTTGTAGACATATTTTGACCTAAGCATGTAATATAGTCATAAGAAATATGTGAATCTTTGATTTTATTACCAGTCAGACACTTGAATAGGTTATCAAATTCCGCCTTCATGTCCTGGATATTGTACTGTCTTTCATCGTAAATAAGCCGGTTTCCCAGTTGTTGAATAACATAGTCATTCGGATAAGGAATGGGCTTGAAATCATGCAGGGTGCGATGGTTCAGTTGCAGCATTTTTTCAATCTCTATCAATGTCAGCTGCTGGATTGCATCATCCGGTAATGTTAAATCTGTGGTTTGTAGCAAGAAGGCATCGTTACGTTGTAATAAGATCACAACAACATGATACATTACGTGGTAGTTAAGAATATAAATAGCATGCGATGTCAAAGTAGTGTACCTGGATTGTTGGCAATTTGTCTTTGTTCGTACAAGATACCATCGGCCAATAGAATCCATGATTCCTTCCATACATGGGTAGGACGGTTTACAGCACCTGATAAGAGCATAACAACAAACAGCTTTCTAAGATAATGACCTGTCCCCCAAGCGCTTGCCTCCTTTAAAGCACATATGTATTCTCGATCATCATCTAAGAATCCCATAGCAAAACATGCCTCTCTAAAGGTGTCATATTGTGTCTCACCGACCCTCCTGATATCTTCATAGCAAGTTGGGCCCTTTGCCACCGTCAACATCATCCTCAAATAGAAAAGTTCACCGGTTGTCGGTGGAACCCACACCAAACGTCCGATAGTGAACCCTCTTTTACGTGGCTTCCACATTCTGTTTCTCTTTACATAAACAAACTTTGTAACAAATTCACCATATGTCAAAGACCGAGCTTCAGCATATGTTGCATTTGCTACAAGCCAAGACGTGAACATAGATTCTGTTACGCTTGCACTTTCTAATACATGCTCCATTTGTTCACAATCTTTATAATAGACAGCCTTTTCACCGATGAGATGGAAAAACATTCGCTCAACAGCAGGTTTCCTTCCATGAACCTTGTACGAAAATATTCGCCAACACGCCTCACTTGGAGAAACATACCTACAATCGAGATATTGTTTGATCTCATCCACACATTCATGTTGTAGTCCGGTGTTTGACTTAGAACCAACCACACTTGCACCAATTCTGTCATATCCTTTGTGAATGTATTTGAATAGATATTTGATAGAAGTGCATTGGTTACACCATTCCATATTAATATGTGCTTGATATTTCAACAATAACCGAGTTTTATAGGGGACAACATATCTATTATCAAACTTgatattattttttgtaattaCATGGGTGGCTGATCTTCTTCTATATAATGGGTAACCTTCAGCATTTACAACTGTATCTTCGATGAATTTTTTTGGATAATATTTAGAACATTGCCGATTTTTCATACATCGTGAATTAGGCCGCGAAAGACCGCACGGTCCATGTATCATATGGGATTTCACCAGTGCGTACAAAGCAGGATGTAGTTCAGGATCAGGAATCTCTGCACAAATGATGTTATCAATGTCGGACGGAGTTGGATACTTTCTTTGGGGGTGCAAGAAGATCAAAATGTGAGCATGGGGTAAGCCTCGCTTTTGAAACTCAATTGTATACATAACTGCATAAATAAGTCATAAAGAACTTGTTATTGTGAATAATAGATGAGAAATAAGAGTTAGAAACATAATGGTGGGGAAAACTTACACGCCATAACTTTCCCAAGAATATGTCTTTTTGTTAGGTCAACCATAAGCTCTTTAAACTTGATGTTGAAAACTTTGGCAACAATGTCAGGCCTATCATGGGGTTTTAAGTTTTTCGGGGTCAGCAACCGTGTAATCTCAGGCCAATTTGGGTTGCATGTGAACGTGATAAACAAATCTGGGAACCCCAATCTGCTTGAAATGGCCATACCGTCGAagtaaagttgatccatgtatcgTTTGCTTCCCACAAAAGAAGAAGGTAGAACAACACGTTTACCTTGTTTGTTACCTGGAATCTGGTCTCCTTGCTCAGACCGTTGTTGCAGATTATTGTATTTTCCGACCCTCAACTTTGATTGATTTTTTCGCAACCAATTGAGACGTTCTGATTCCATCATAGCGTAACCATCAACCAAAAATTGTTGGAAAAGTTTCCTAGAGTACAATAATGTTTTAGGTTCATCTGTGCGTTCTTGGAGACGAAAACACAGCCAATCCTTGATAGATTGCCTATTCTTTCTTGTAACAGTTGTCTCATCTTGATACTTGTGAAGGATATTATCCCGGTAACCGTCTTCACCGTAGCAAAAAATCAAAGGGTATTGATATGAAAGATAACTTGGATTGAACTCATCAATTCTTTGTAATTTACCACTCCGGTATTGGACCACAAGGTCTCTTGTTTCACCAGTGTCAACATCTCCTACAATAAGGGCAGCAACCTCCGCAACAGTTGGCATATTATAGACACGACCATCGTCATGTCTATCACTGATAAGTTTCAGCCTTAATTCAACGTAAGGATTGGCCTTAAACATATCACGTGCCATTCTGAATGCTTTTGCAAGAACATTAACTTCATCTAGCATAGTCTTTAACTTTGCTACGATAGATGTTTCAATAGACGTATTGTCCCTGGAAAAAATAATAGCAAACACGGTGTTATATGTTTAAGCCATCGTATAAACACTTAGGTAAAAGATGGATTGGTAAGCTCATTACTTGAAACAACGCATTCTATTTGTAATCTCGTGGTCAGTGTCGTAAATGTACAATTGGGCATATTGTGGCAGCGCACCATGTGGTGGTACAAGACTGCCTATCCGGTGACATGTTTGACCGTGTAGGCGCATTGTAGGAGGACCTCCTCCGTTGGGAATGTTGGTGTCAAATTTCATCCCTGGAGATGTAAACGAAAACATTGCATTGTACGTTCTTATGTTGGCCTGAAAGTTCTTGCTCTCAGGATCAGTTTTGTGATGAAGTAGCTTTTCTAACAGTAACGGTGGCTGTTTCATGTAGGGTAAGACAATTTTACCGCTCCTGCAACACAATTCGAATTTAGGAACAGTGGTATTTTTTCTCATATTCTTGCACTCTGCATACCACATGCAAGCTTGGCAAATTAAACATTCCCACACCGGGTCACCAATGTCAGAATAAGCTGCaggaaaaaaaattcattttcttATCATACGGGTAGCAATTTAACCGGATATTGTGTCAATAGAAGTTAAATAGCAACTTACACTGGTTATGTTGATCACGAATATCATGAGGATCCATGGAGTCATCAGAATCAGAGTTGTGTCCGAATGAGTCGCAATCTTCAGAATCTCCATTGGTATCATCGGAGGAATAATCCGTTCTACctacattaggattaggaaaaGATACACAATGTGGATTTGATATATTAGGAGAAGTGTGGGAATTGTTAAGAGCAGTAGGGGTTGTAATGAGTAGCTGTGTTTGGGTGAATTTAGGCCGCTTCCTGGTGTTTGATGATTCTCCTACATGGAACGACGGAGATATGTCGGCATTGTTGAAACGGTTAAACAGATTCACTCCATTGGCAGCAAGAATCCTTGATCTTTTTTTGGTTTGCAAAATGTCTAAATGGTGTTGAGATGGTAGAGTGTGGGAATGGTTAGAGACAGTGGGCTGGAGAGGATATCTTGTTGAAGTGTCCCTGGAAGAGGCGGCCAAAGTCCCAGCAGTAGGTGTTGTTGTTGGTTCGTTTTCTTTGTTAGGGCCATTTTTAGAGAGTTGCTTTTTTGACAACAAAATCCTCCTCCTTTTTCTTGCAAGAGTTGTAGTCGAATCATTGGCATTAAAGGGGCTACCATCCATTGAAAGTG from Vicia villosa cultivar HV-30 ecotype Madison, WI linkage group LG4, Vvil1.0, whole genome shotgun sequence encodes the following:
- the LOC131594759 gene encoding uncharacterized protein LOC131594759, with protein sequence MDGSPFNANDSTTTLARKRRRILLSKKQLSKNGPNKENEPTTTPTAGTLAASSRDTSTRYPLQPTVSNHSHTLPSQHHLDILQTKKRSRILAANGVNLFNRFNNADISPSFHVGESSNTRKRPKFTQTQLLITTPTALNNSHTSPNISNPHCVSFPNPNVGRTDYSSDDTNGDSEDCDSFGHNSDSDDSMDPHDIRDQHNQSYSDIGDPVWECLICQACMWSGKIVLPYMKQPPLLLEKLLHHKTDPESKNFQANIRTYNAMFSFTSPGMKFDTNIPNGGGPPTMRLHGQTCHRIGSLVPPHGALPQYAQLYIYDTDHEITNRMRCFKDNTSIETSIVAKLKTMLDEVNVLAKAFRMARDMFKANPYVELRLKLISDRHDDGRVYNMPTVAEVAALIVGDVDTGETRDLVVQYRSGKLQRIDEFNPSYLSYQYPLIFCYGEDGYRDNILHKYQDETTVTRKNRQSIKDWLCFRLQERTDEPKTLLYSRKLFQQFLVDGYAMMESERLNWLRKNQSKLRVGKYNNLQQRSEQGDQIPGNKQGKRVVLPSSFVGSKRYMDQLYFDGMAISSRLGFPDLFITFTCNPNWPEITRLLTPKNLKPHDRPDIVAKVFNIKFKELMVDLTKRHILGKVMAFMYTIEFQKRGLPHAHILIFLHPQRKYPTPSDIDNIICAEIPDPELHPALYALVKSHMIHGPCGLSRPNSRCMKNRQCSKYYPKKFIEDTVVNAEGYPLYRRRSATHVITKNNIKFDNRYVVPYKTRLLLKYQAHINMEWCNQCTSIKYLFKYIHKGYDRIGASVVGSKSNTGLQHECVDEIKQYLDCRYVSPSEACWRIFSYKVHGRKPAVERMFFHLIGEKAVYYKDCEQMEHVLESASVTESMFTSWLVANATYAEARSLTYGEFVTKFVYVKRNRMWKPRKRGFTIGRLVWVPPTTGELFYLRMMLTVAKGPTCYEDIRRVGETQYDTFREACFAMGFLDDDREYICALKEASAWGTGHYLRKLFVVMLLSGAVNRPTHVWKESWILLADGILYEQRQIANNPDLTLPDDAIQQLTLIEIEKMLQLNHRTLHDFKPIPYPNDYVIQQLGNRLIYDERQYNIQDMKAEFDNLFKCLTDEQRKIFDQIMDAVNKQQGGVFFLHGYGGTGKTYMWRTLASALRSKHEICLTVATSGIASLLLPGGLTAHSKFKLPVPCLENSTCKINFNDPSAGLLREAKLIIWDEAPMAHKYCFETLDKTLKDVMSNYGNSETIFGGKVVIFGGDFRQILPVVPGGSRSDIVHSTINASYIWHYVKVMNLTKNMRLSSGPSEQDKKEIADFSDWLLKIGEGRISEPNDGYANIDIPPELLIPDFDDPIQARVESTYPDFLNCYQSTDYLKNRAILASTLDIVDNINDHIIAIMPGEIRDYYSSNSVDRSEIHDNNILQVLSPEFLSSLRTSGLPNHHLKLKVGTPIMLMRNINQSQGLCNGTRLIITNMAAHVLEAKLMGDNNNGKVIYIPRMDMSPSQSPWPFKLSRRQFPVIVAYAMTINKSQGQSLDWVGLYIPRDVFTHGQIYVAVSRVTTKRGIKILIHDDKNIPKLSTCNVVYKEVFNNI